One Erythrobacter aureus DNA segment encodes these proteins:
- a CDS encoding diacylglycerol/lipid kinase family protein: MERVIYNFDSLPLRHSATTAPKRRSIYRARRVPEPRIGIIYNPRSHRNQGQDLACAGADSVMVAQPRTRDEIAHALAGFARDGIDFLVINGGDGTVRDVLTMGQAVFADRWPAIAVLPKGKTNALNVDLGAPADWSLEGAIAAYASGRRLVRRPLTVSRDGEQSPAMLGFIFGAGAFTLGIEAGQDAHSLGFFNSLAVGATSAWGVLQGLFGSDRNKWRRGTQMELRFLPSGTPVPRSAHGNPARRSVMLASTLERMPMGIELFGQPRPGLKLAVLDHPRRRVLAALPAILMGWRPGWLAKAGLHQLDAEALAVDVDEPVILDGEAFPPGRYRVGQGPELTFISA; the protein is encoded by the coding sequence ATGGAACGGGTAATCTACAATTTCGACAGCCTGCCGCTACGGCATAGCGCGACGACGGCACCCAAGCGCCGTTCGATCTACCGTGCGCGGCGCGTGCCCGAGCCCCGTATCGGAATCATCTACAATCCGCGAAGCCACCGCAATCAGGGGCAGGATCTCGCCTGTGCGGGCGCCGACAGCGTCATGGTCGCGCAACCGCGCACGCGTGACGAGATCGCGCATGCCCTGGCCGGTTTCGCCCGCGACGGGATCGATTTTCTCGTCATCAACGGCGGTGACGGCACGGTTCGCGACGTGCTGACCATGGGCCAGGCGGTATTCGCCGATCGCTGGCCTGCAATAGCGGTGCTTCCCAAGGGCAAGACCAATGCGCTCAACGTCGATCTCGGCGCCCCCGCCGACTGGTCGCTCGAAGGGGCGATCGCCGCCTATGCCTCGGGCCGGCGGCTGGTTCGCCGCCCGCTCACGGTGAGCCGCGATGGCGAACAATCTCCCGCAATGCTCGGTTTCATTTTCGGTGCCGGGGCGTTCACGCTGGGCATCGAGGCCGGGCAGGACGCGCATTCGCTGGGTTTCTTCAACAGCCTGGCGGTTGGCGCAACCAGCGCCTGGGGCGTGCTCCAGGGCCTGTTCGGGAGCGATCGCAACAAATGGCGGCGGGGCACGCAGATGGAGCTGCGCTTCCTTCCCTCGGGCACGCCCGTTCCGCGGTCGGCCCATGGCAATCCCGCACGCCGCAGCGTCATGCTGGCCTCGACGCTGGAGCGCATGCCGATGGGCATCGAGCTTTTCGGCCAGCCGCGTCCGGGTCTCAAACTCGCCGTGCTCGATCACCCGCGTCGCCGCGTGCTCGCGGCGCTGCCCGCTATCCTGATGGGGTGGCGTCCGGGCTGGCTCGCCAAGGCCGGGCTCCACCAGCTCGATGCCGAGGCGCTGGCGGTCGACGTCGATGAACCGGTCATTCTGGATGGCGAGGCCTTTCCTCCGGGTCGTTACCGGGTCGGACAAGGGCCGGAACTCACTTTCATCAGCGCGTGA
- the dxs gene encoding 1-deoxy-D-xylulose-5-phosphate synthase: protein MTSRPKTPLLDTVDTPDDLRKLKKSQLRQLSDELRAEMIDAVGTTGGHLGSGLGVVELTTAIHYVFDTPTDKLVWDVGHQCYPHKILTGRRDRIRTLRQGGGLSGFTKRTESEYDPFGAAHSSTSISAALGFAMANKMQNRPGRGIAVIGDGAMSAGMAYEAMNNAEQAGNRLVVILNDNDMSIAPPVGGLSAYLARMVSSSEYLGLRSMASKIAKKLGRRVWGGLEKAEEYARGMATGGTLFEELGFYYVGPIDGHNLDHLIPVLENVRDSEQGPVLIHVVTQKGKGYAPAENSADKYHGVAKFDVVTGEQKKSKGGPPAYQNVFGETLAKLANDDPRICAITAAMPSGTGVDKFAKAHPDKAFDVGIAEQHGVTFAAGLAAEGMRPFAAIYSTFLQRAYDQVVHDVAIQNLPVRFAIDRAGLVGADGCTHAGSFDITYLATLPNMVVMAAADEAELAHMTYTAAEYDDGPIAFRYPRGAGTGVEIPETLEKLAIGKGRVVREGTKVAILSLGARLEEAKKAADQLEAKGLSTTVADMRFAKPLDTALIEKLMRSHEVVVTVEEGAVGGLGAHVLTFASDSGLTDGGLKVRTMRLPDLFQDHDDPAKQYDEAGLNAPHIVDTVLDALRHNSAGVEEARA from the coding sequence ATGACAAGCCGCCCCAAGACGCCGTTGCTCGATACGGTCGATACTCCCGACGATCTTCGCAAGCTGAAAAAGAGCCAGCTTCGCCAATTGTCCGACGAATTGCGCGCCGAGATGATCGACGCGGTCGGAACGACTGGCGGCCATCTGGGCTCGGGACTGGGCGTGGTCGAATTGACCACCGCCATCCATTATGTGTTCGACACGCCGACCGACAAGCTGGTGTGGGACGTCGGCCACCAGTGCTATCCGCACAAGATACTGACCGGGCGGCGCGACCGTATTCGCACGCTGCGCCAGGGCGGGGGCTTGTCGGGTTTCACCAAGCGCACGGAAAGCGAATACGATCCCTTCGGCGCGGCGCACAGCTCGACCTCGATCTCGGCGGCGCTCGGCTTTGCCATGGCCAACAAGATGCAGAACCGCCCCGGCCGCGGCATTGCGGTTATCGGCGATGGCGCGATGAGCGCCGGCATGGCCTATGAGGCGATGAACAATGCCGAACAGGCGGGCAATCGCCTGGTCGTGATCCTCAACGACAACGATATGTCGATCGCCCCCCCAGTGGGCGGCCTGTCCGCCTATCTCGCGCGGATGGTGTCGAGCAGCGAATATCTCGGCCTGCGCTCGATGGCTTCCAAGATCGCCAAGAAGCTCGGCCGCCGCGTGTGGGGCGGGCTGGAAAAGGCCGAGGAATATGCCCGCGGCATGGCCACTGGCGGCACGCTGTTCGAGGAACTCGGCTTTTATTATGTCGGCCCGATCGACGGCCACAATCTCGATCATCTCATCCCGGTGCTGGAGAATGTGCGCGACAGCGAACAGGGGCCGGTGCTGATCCATGTCGTGACGCAGAAGGGTAAGGGCTATGCCCCGGCCGAAAACAGCGCCGACAAATATCACGGTGTCGCCAAGTTCGATGTCGTCACCGGCGAACAGAAGAAGTCGAAGGGCGGTCCGCCCGCCTATCAGAACGTCTTCGGTGAAACGCTGGCAAAGCTGGCAAACGACGATCCGCGAATCTGCGCCATCACCGCAGCCATGCCGAGCGGGACGGGCGTCGACAAATTCGCCAAGGCGCATCCCGACAAGGCGTTCGATGTGGGCATCGCCGAACAGCATGGCGTGACCTTTGCCGCCGGTCTCGCCGCCGAGGGTATGCGGCCCTTCGCGGCCATCTATTCGACCTTCCTGCAACGTGCTTACGATCAGGTGGTGCACGATGTGGCGATCCAGAACCTGCCGGTGCGCTTCGCGATCGACCGCGCCGGTCTGGTGGGGGCCGATGGCTGCACGCATGCGGGTTCGTTCGACATCACCTACCTCGCCACGCTGCCCAACATGGTCGTCATGGCCGCCGCCGACGAGGCCGAGCTGGCGCATATGACCTACACGGCGGCCGAATATGACGATGGCCCCATCGCCTTTCGCTATCCGCGCGGGGCCGGGACCGGCGTCGAGATTCCCGAGACGCTCGAAAAGCTCGCGATCGGCAAGGGCCGCGTGGTCCGTGAAGGCACCAAGGTCGCGATCCTGTCGCTCGGCGCGCGTTTGGAGGAGGCGAAGAAGGCTGCCGACCAGCTCGAGGCCAAGGGCCTGTCGACCACCGTTGCCGACATGCGCTTCGCCAAGCCGCTCGACACGGCGCTGATCGAAAAGCTGATGCGCAGCCACGAGGTCGTCGTGACGGTGGAAGAAGGTGCCGTGGGCGGCCTCGGCGCGCATGTGCTGACTTTCGCGAGCGATAGCGGGCTGACCGATGGCGGTCTCAAGGTCCGTACCATGCGACTGCCCGACCTGTTCCAGGACCATGACGATCCGGCCAAGCAGTATGACGAGGCGGGTCTCAACGCCCCGCATATTGTCGATACAGTGCTTGATGCATTGCGCCACAACAGCGCCGGTGTGGAGGAGGCGCGGGCCTGA
- a CDS encoding LysR substrate-binding domain-containing protein: MRRLPPFHALRAFEAAARHLHFGRAAEELDLDPTAISHQVRKLEAWLDAPLFHRHPRPLHLSEKGALLYPAIRDALDNMEAAIMRASDAGQGPLAISMTMGFAAEWFTPRLPRLRADTGLDMIVEADNRPASLDSGDVDLAIRTQEQPGSDHVWHRLFGDRLIAVAAPALVKRFAPTPEDVELRELPLIRYRWALRERPAPAWHQWFGATISADDLAIAGDFSEESHAIGAAVSGLGAALLSERLITDRLARGELVRLGKRYLPMPPFWAVHRAGHPRSGDLERIVTRLSEISAGGSGRPD; encoded by the coding sequence ATGCGCCGCCTCCCGCCCTTTCACGCCCTGCGCGCTTTCGAAGCCGCCGCGCGTCACCTGCATTTCGGCCGCGCGGCGGAAGAACTCGATCTCGACCCGACGGCCATCAGCCACCAGGTCCGCAAGCTGGAAGCGTGGCTCGACGCGCCCCTGTTCCATCGCCATCCCCGCCCGCTGCATCTTTCGGAAAAGGGGGCGCTGCTCTATCCGGCGATCCGCGATGCGCTGGACAATATGGAGGCGGCGATCATGCGCGCTTCCGACGCCGGGCAGGGGCCGCTCGCCATCTCGATGACGATGGGCTTTGCAGCCGAGTGGTTCACCCCCCGCCTGCCCCGGCTGCGCGCCGATACCGGCCTCGACATGATCGTGGAGGCGGACAATCGCCCGGCAAGCCTCGATAGTGGCGATGTCGATCTGGCCATTCGCACGCAGGAACAGCCCGGTTCGGACCATGTCTGGCACCGGCTGTTCGGCGATCGGTTGATCGCGGTCGCCGCCCCCGCTCTGGTGAAGCGGTTTGCGCCGACGCCGGAGGATGTCGAGTTGCGCGAATTGCCGCTGATCCGCTATCGCTGGGCCTTGCGCGAACGGCCTGCCCCTGCATGGCATCAATGGTTCGGCGCGACCATCTCCGCAGACGATCTCGCCATTGCGGGCGATTTCAGCGAGGAGAGCCATGCCATCGGCGCTGCGGTGTCGGGCCTCGGGGCCGCCTTGCTGTCCGAACGGCTGATCACGGACCGGTTGGCGCGGGGCGAACTCGTGCGGCTTGGCAAGCGCTACCTCCCCATGCCGCCATTCTGGGCCGTCCACCGCGCCGGGCACCCGCGCAGCGGCGATCTTGAACGCATCGTTACACGGCTATCCGAGATTTCGGCCGGTGGCTCAGGGCGTCCGGATTAG
- the msrA gene encoding peptide-methionine (S)-S-oxide reductase MsrA, producing MHWRAALVAAALGLAVSACQEPVSAAEKTVAAPAAKRVAEEGEGLKTAVFAGGCFWGVEGVFSHVKGVKSAVSGYHGGTKRQAAYKLVSSGITDHAEAVRVTYDPKVIRYDQLLRIFFSVVADPTQINRQGPDVGAHYRSALVPQSREQAAVAAAYLRQLRAARLWSKPIVTKMERAQTFYPAESYHQDFMLKNPRHGYIVRWDAPKVKALKAMYPGVYSARFQPD from the coding sequence ATGCACTGGCGCGCCGCTCTGGTTGCGGCTGCGCTCGGGCTTGCCGTGTCGGCCTGCCAGGAGCCTGTCAGTGCGGCTGAGAAAACGGTCGCGGCGCCTGCCGCAAAGCGCGTCGCCGAGGAAGGCGAAGGGCTGAAAACCGCAGTCTTCGCAGGTGGATGCTTCTGGGGTGTCGAAGGGGTCTTCAGCCACGTTAAGGGCGTGAAGAGCGCGGTTTCCGGCTATCACGGCGGCACCAAGCGACAAGCGGCGTACAAGCTCGTTTCATCGGGCATTACCGACCATGCCGAGGCGGTGAGGGTCACTTACGATCCCAAGGTGATCCGCTACGATCAGTTGCTTCGCATCTTCTTTTCGGTGGTTGCCGATCCCACCCAGATCAACCGGCAGGGTCCCGACGTTGGGGCGCATTACCGCAGCGCGCTGGTGCCCCAATCGCGCGAACAGGCTGCGGTGGCAGCTGCCTATCTCCGGCAATTGCGCGCGGCCAGGCTGTGGTCGAAGCCGATAGTGACCAAGATGGAGCGCGCCCAAACCTTCTACCCAGCCGAGAGCTACCATCAGGATTTCATGCTCAAGAACCCCCGACACGGCTATATCGTGCGCTGGGATGCGCCCAAGGTGAAGGCTCTGAAGGCGATGTATCCCGGTGTCTATTCGGCGCGCTTCCAGCCTGACTAA
- the rpe gene encoding ribulose-phosphate 3-epimerase, which translates to MTTPLISPSILSADFAALGAEVQAIDAAGADWIHVDVMDGHYVPNITIGPAVVKALRPHTDKPFDVHLMIAPIDPYLEAFAEAGADIITVHPEAGPHIHRTLQAISNLGKKAGVVLNPGTPVESLDYVLEDADLVLVMSVNPGFGGQSFIHSQLRKIEAIRKRIDALGKPIHLEVDGGVNAETARLCVDAGADVLVAGSATFKGGPSHYAANIAALKGQQ; encoded by the coding sequence ATGACCACCCCGTTGATTTCCCCATCCATTCTGTCTGCCGATTTCGCCGCGCTGGGCGCGGAGGTGCAGGCGATCGACGCGGCTGGCGCGGACTGGATCCATGTCGATGTGATGGACGGCCATTATGTGCCCAACATCACCATTGGTCCGGCCGTGGTGAAGGCGTTGCGCCCCCACACCGACAAGCCGTTCGACGTTCATTTAATGATTGCGCCGATCGATCCCTATCTGGAGGCGTTCGCCGAGGCCGGGGCGGACATCATCACCGTGCATCCCGAAGCGGGGCCGCATATTCACCGCACGCTGCAGGCGATTTCCAATCTCGGCAAGAAAGCGGGTGTCGTGCTCAATCCGGGCACGCCGGTCGAATCGCTCGACTATGTTCTGGAAGATGCCGACCTGGTCCTCGTGATGAGCGTGAATCCCGGATTTGGCGGGCAGAGCTTCATCCATTCGCAGCTTCGCAAGATCGAGGCGATCCGCAAGCGTATCGATGCGCTGGGCAAGCCCATCCATCTGGAGGTGGATGGCGGTGTGAATGCCGAAACCGCGCGGCTTTGCGTCGATGCCGGGGCCGACGTGCTGGTTGCCGGATCGGCGACCTTCAAGGGTGGGCCGTCGCACTATGCGGCGAATATCGCCGCGCTGAAAGGGCAGCAGTGA
- a CDS encoding Fur family transcriptional regulator, whose product MAIHAHAHHEHAGDDLIEAARLALLDSGEQWTGMRQSVYEELARHDKPASAYDIADNLSRSRGKRVAPNSVYRILDLFVRTNLAKRIESANAYLVNTHPGCRHDCIFLICDDCGKATHIDDDRVTGALREAGKDAGFTDVRPVVELRGLCDECAE is encoded by the coding sequence ATGGCTATTCACGCGCACGCTCACCACGAACATGCAGGCGATGACCTGATCGAGGCCGCTCGCCTCGCGCTTCTCGACAGCGGCGAGCAATGGACGGGCATGCGCCAGTCGGTGTATGAAGAGCTCGCCCGGCACGACAAGCCCGCCAGCGCCTACGATATTGCCGACAATCTTTCGCGTTCGCGCGGGAAACGCGTGGCCCCCAACAGCGTCTATCGGATTCTCGACCTGTTCGTGCGCACCAACCTTGCCAAGCGGATCGAGAGCGCCAATGCCTATCTGGTCAATACGCATCCCGGCTGTCGGCACGACTGCATCTTCCTGATCTGCGACGATTGCGGCAAGGCGACGCATATCGACGATGATCGCGTGACGGGCGCGCTGAGGGAGGCCGGCAAGGATGCAGGCTTTACCGACGTGCGCCCGGTGGTCGAACTGCGCGGCCTGTGCGATGAATGCGCTGAGTAA
- a CDS encoding FMN-dependent NADH-azoreductase has product MTNLLRIDASAQSEDRSLTRQLTSLFTQTFLEVAPDTTLVSRDVGHSPPPFVDGRFIHAAFTAPDQREDWMADVLAPSDRLVDEVVAADIIVMGVPMYNYGMPAALKAWIDQVARIGRTFSFDLERGDFPIEPMLSGKRLAVLSSRGEFGFAPGGIRAHKNALDPAIAACAHYFGVDETAIESIAIEYQEFKDDRHRASIDQARARTAALARRLAAEAQTARKRAEFARLGA; this is encoded by the coding sequence ATGACCAATCTGCTACGGATCGATGCCAGCGCTCAATCGGAAGATCGTTCGCTGACCAGGCAACTCACCAGCCTTTTCACGCAGACGTTTCTGGAGGTAGCGCCGGATACAACCCTGGTGTCGCGCGATGTCGGACATTCCCCGCCGCCCTTCGTCGATGGCCGGTTCATACATGCGGCATTCACTGCGCCGGACCAGCGCGAGGACTGGATGGCCGATGTGCTGGCCCCATCCGACCGTCTGGTCGACGAAGTCGTGGCGGCGGACATCATCGTCATGGGCGTACCGATGTATAATTACGGCATGCCGGCCGCGCTGAAAGCCTGGATCGATCAGGTTGCCCGCATTGGCAGGACGTTTTCCTTCGATCTGGAGCGCGGGGATTTTCCCATCGAACCGATGCTGTCCGGAAAGCGGCTGGCGGTTCTGTCGTCCCGCGGCGAGTTCGGCTTCGCCCCGGGCGGCATTCGCGCGCACAAGAATGCGCTCGACCCCGCCATTGCCGCGTGCGCCCATTATTTCGGTGTGGACGAAACGGCGATCGAATCCATCGCGATCGAATATCAGGAATTCAAGGACGACCGGCATCGCGCATCGATCGATCAAGCCCGCGCGAGAACGGCTGCCCTGGCGCGGCGCCTCGCCGCCGAGGCGCAGACCGCGCGAAAGCGAGCCGAATTTGCGCGCCTTGGAGCTTAA
- a CDS encoding DUF2141 domain-containing protein, which translates to MKRTTIAASGIAALSLAGLAAPAPAEAQYREKITHDPSKCVSAAGPAVSVTINGIKASTGTIRVQSYRGTKQDWLEKGRWIYRMEAPAKAGSMTFCMPLPAPGKYGIAVRHDVNGNGKTDIFTDGGAMSNNPSINIFNLGKPSYKKTAFDVGNGVKTMSIQMRYR; encoded by the coding sequence ATGAAACGCACGACAATCGCCGCTTCGGGCATCGCAGCGCTCTCGCTCGCGGGACTGGCCGCGCCGGCTCCCGCCGAAGCGCAATATCGCGAAAAAATCACCCATGATCCCAGCAAATGCGTATCTGCCGCAGGCCCCGCCGTGTCGGTGACGATCAATGGTATCAAGGCCAGCACCGGTACAATCCGTGTGCAAAGCTATCGCGGGACCAAGCAGGATTGGCTCGAAAAGGGCCGCTGGATCTACCGCATGGAAGCGCCGGCCAAAGCGGGGTCGATGACTTTTTGCATGCCGCTGCCCGCTCCCGGCAAATATGGCATTGCGGTACGCCACGATGTCAATGGCAATGGCAAGACAGATATCTTCACCGATGGCGGCGCGATGTCGAACAATCCCAGCATCAACATCTTCAATCTCGGCAAGCCGAGCTACAAGAAGACCGCTTTCGATGTCGGCAACGGCGTGAAAACGATGTCGATCCAGATGCGCTACCGCTGA
- the purH gene encoding bifunctional phosphoribosylaminoimidazolecarboxamide formyltransferase/IMP cyclohydrolase, protein MTDVTIKRALLSVSDKTGLVDLGKALAAKGVELVSTGGTAKALREAGLEVKDVSDLTGFPEMMDGRVKTLHPMVHGGLLAVRDNPEHAAAMEEHAIGAIDLVVVNLYPFEATVMRGAERDEIIENIDIGGPSMVRSAAKNHQFVTIVTDPADYDTLIGELEASGATSLDFRRKCAAKAFAATAAYDSMISQWFAFADQQQLFPDFLAVNGQTPVELRYGENPHQKAALYTPSGPHGHGIAQAEQLQGKDLSYNNYNDADAALELCAEFKGGDPAVVIVKHANPCGVARASTLLDAWNEALACDSVSAFGGIVAVNTELDGETARAICEIFTEVVIAPSVSDEAREAFAKKKNLRLLVTGDLPDPRRGGLSIKPITGGLLVQTRDNGAISEADLEVVTQREPTEQELKDCLFAWTVARHVKSNAIVYAKDGATAGIGAGQMNRRDSSRIAAMKAAEAAEKYGWDKSRTVGSAVASDAFFPFADGLLAAAEAGATAIIQPGGSIRDEEVIAAADEKGLAMVFTGMRHFRH, encoded by the coding sequence GTGACGGATGTAACGATCAAGCGGGCACTGCTTTCGGTGTCCGACAAGACCGGCTTGGTGGATTTGGGCAAGGCGCTCGCGGCTAAGGGCGTGGAGCTGGTCTCGACCGGCGGCACGGCCAAGGCGCTGCGCGAAGCGGGCCTCGAGGTAAAGGACGTCTCCGACCTCACCGGTTTTCCCGAGATGATGGACGGGCGCGTGAAGACGCTGCATCCGATGGTCCATGGCGGCCTTCTGGCGGTGCGCGACAATCCCGAACATGCGGCGGCGATGGAAGAACACGCGATCGGCGCGATCGATCTGGTCGTGGTCAATCTCTACCCCTTCGAAGCGACCGTGATGCGCGGGGCGGAGCGCGACGAGATTATCGAGAATATCGATATCGGCGGGCCGTCCATGGTGCGCAGCGCGGCGAAGAACCACCAGTTCGTCACCATCGTCACCGATCCGGCCGATTACGATACGCTGATCGGCGAACTGGAGGCGAGTGGCGCGACCTCGCTCGATTTCCGCCGCAAATGCGCCGCCAAGGCTTTCGCCGCCACCGCGGCCTATGATTCGATGATCAGCCAATGGTTCGCCTTTGCCGACCAGCAGCAGCTCTTCCCCGATTTCCTCGCCGTCAACGGCCAGACGCCGGTCGAGCTGCGCTATGGCGAAAATCCGCATCAGAAGGCCGCGCTTTACACCCCCTCCGGGCCGCATGGGCACGGCATCGCGCAGGCCGAACAGCTCCAGGGCAAGGACCTCAGCTACAACAATTACAACGATGCCGATGCCGCGCTCGAACTGTGCGCCGAATTCAAGGGCGGCGATCCGGCGGTGGTGATCGTCAAACATGCCAATCCCTGCGGCGTGGCGCGGGCCTCGACCTTGCTCGATGCATGGAACGAGGCGCTCGCCTGCGACAGCGTCTCGGCTTTCGGCGGGATCGTCGCGGTCAATACCGAACTCGACGGAGAAACCGCGCGCGCGATCTGCGAAATCTTCACCGAAGTCGTCATCGCCCCTTCGGTCAGCGACGAAGCGCGCGAGGCCTTTGCGAAGAAGAAGAACCTGCGTCTGCTGGTTACCGGCGATCTGCCCGATCCGCGCCGTGGCGGCCTGTCCATCAAGCCGATAACCGGCGGCCTGCTGGTGCAGACGCGCGACAATGGCGCCATCAGCGAAGCCGACCTCGAGGTCGTCACCCAGCGCGAGCCGACGGAGCAGGAGCTGAAAGACTGCCTTTTTGCCTGGACCGTGGCGCGCCATGTAAAGTCCAACGCTATCGTCTATGCCAAAGACGGTGCCACGGCCGGGATCGGCGCGGGCCAGATGAACCGCCGCGATTCCTCGCGCATTGCCGCGATGAAGGCCGCCGAAGCGGCGGAGAAATACGGCTGGGACAAGTCCCGCACCGTGGGAAGTGCGGTGGCCTCCGATGCCTTCTTCCCCTTCGCCGACGGCCTGCTGGCTGCGGCGGAAGCGGGCGCGACCGCGATCATTCAGCCGGGCGGCTCGATCCGCGACGAGGAAGTGATTGCGGCGGCGGACGAAAAGGGGCTGGCCATGGTCTTTACCGGGATGCGCCACTTCCGCCACTGA
- a CDS encoding heparinase II/III family protein, whose translation MSHDARTLLRADGSAAESEAAPALPLTGMAEPLVDNAAPAELEAIAVEPARALVLSDFRPPRAGPVDSVVRWAYRIGVPGSVLAAPLRKPSALRMLATVASPLEGERAAGMALRAGQFLVHGLKVPIDKVDFASNASLTPPVQRVVQGFTWLRDLDACAPREECAAIGEKLLARWLKANPVPAKGPAWSVEHAGLRLLAWLVHAPLLLGGDAKLRGQALEAMEATARFLDRQVASADDRLGQVAGWCAIVAAGLLMPDGRPRRLFGEAGLLRALGELVGDDGGVLSRSPLAQMEAIALLVDLRACYEAVDRAPPPALETMLAMLVPPLLALRMGDRGVGSWQGAGATSAARLDALVVASGVRARPGKECRHWGYQRVDAGKSVLVLDAAPPPRARHARHGCASTLAFELSHGEQRIIVNCGGGELAGGQVPVRIEQGLRGTAAHSTLVLDDANSTAVLIKGQIGKGVEEVDIARTAVKQKGRDAVRLEASHNGYAARYGLIHRRTLLLGADGSGLSGEDMLEPSGRQGKRGKIAFAIRFHLGYGIEAGLADDRRGAGLALPDGSYWQFRLGGDSGEAQIAIEDSLWVDGQGRPRATKQLVVEGLTSRSGGRFPWLLKRMG comes from the coding sequence GTGAGCCACGACGCGCGCACTCTCCTGCGCGCGGATGGCAGCGCCGCCGAAAGCGAAGCTGCGCCGGCCCTGCCGCTCACCGGCATGGCGGAACCGCTGGTGGATAATGCGGCGCCCGCCGAACTCGAAGCGATAGCCGTGGAACCGGCGCGTGCGCTGGTCCTGTCCGACTTTCGCCCGCCGCGCGCAGGCCCCGTCGACAGCGTGGTTCGCTGGGCCTACCGGATCGGTGTGCCCGGCTCGGTGCTCGCGGCGCCGCTGCGCAAGCCCTCCGCCCTGCGTATGCTGGCAACCGTTGCCAGCCCGCTGGAAGGGGAGCGGGCTGCGGGGATGGCGTTGCGGGCGGGGCAATTCCTCGTCCATGGACTCAAAGTGCCGATCGACAAGGTCGATTTCGCCAGCAATGCATCGCTGACTCCTCCGGTGCAGCGCGTGGTGCAGGGCTTCACCTGGCTGCGCGATCTCGATGCCTGCGCCCCGCGCGAGGAATGCGCTGCGATAGGCGAGAAGCTGCTGGCCCGCTGGCTCAAGGCCAATCCGGTGCCCGCCAAGGGGCCTGCATGGAGCGTCGAGCACGCCGGGCTGCGATTGCTGGCCTGGCTGGTTCATGCGCCCCTGCTGCTGGGCGGTGATGCCAAATTGCGCGGACAAGCCCTGGAAGCGATGGAGGCGACGGCACGTTTTCTCGACCGCCAGGTGGCCAGTGCAGATGACCGGCTCGGACAGGTCGCGGGCTGGTGCGCAATCGTGGCGGCGGGCCTGCTTATGCCCGATGGCCGCCCGCGCCGCCTGTTCGGGGAAGCAGGATTGCTGCGCGCCCTTGGCGAGCTGGTCGGCGATGATGGCGGTGTGCTCTCGCGCAGCCCGCTCGCGCAGATGGAGGCCATCGCGCTGCTGGTCGATCTGCGCGCCTGCTATGAAGCGGTCGATCGCGCTCCGCCGCCGGCGCTCGAGACCATGCTCGCCATGCTCGTTCCCCCGCTTCTGGCCCTGCGGATGGGGGATCGCGGCGTCGGTAGCTGGCAGGGTGCGGGGGCGACGTCGGCCGCTCGGCTCGATGCGCTGGTTGTCGCCAGCGGTGTTCGTGCGCGACCGGGCAAGGAGTGCAGGCATTGGGGCTACCAACGCGTCGATGCAGGCAAGTCCGTGCTCGTGCTCGACGCGGCCCCGCCGCCGCGTGCGCGCCATGCGCGCCATGGCTGCGCTTCCACACTTGCCTTCGAACTGTCGCATGGCGAACAGCGCATCATTGTCAATTGCGGTGGTGGAGAGCTGGCCGGGGGGCAGGTGCCCGTGCGTATCGAACAGGGCCTGCGGGGCACGGCAGCCCATTCGACGCTGGTGCTCGACGATGCCAATTCGACCGCTGTGTTGATCAAGGGGCAGATCGGCAAGGGCGTCGAGGAAGTCGATATCGCGCGCACAGCGGTCAAGCAAAAGGGCCGCGATGCGGTGCGGCTCGAAGCTTCGCATAATGGCTATGCCGCGCGTTATGGCCTGATCCATCGCCGGACGCTGTTGCTCGGCGCCGATGGCAGCGGCTTGTCGGGCGAGGACATGCTCGAACCTTCGGGCCGCCAGGGCAAGCGCGGCAAGATTGCTTTCGCGATCCGCTTTCACCTCGGCTATGGGATCGAGGCCGGTCTGGCGGACGACAGGCGCGGGGCTGGGCTCGCCCTGCCCGACGGAAGCTACTGGCAATTCCGGCTCGGAGGCGATAGCGGCGAGGCGCAAATCGCGATCGAGGACAGCCTCTGGGTCGACGGGCAGGGACGCCCGCGAGCGACCAAACAGCTTGTCGTCGAAGGACTGACATCGCGCAGCGGGGGGCGCTTCCCCTGGCTGCTCAAACGCATGGGATAA